The Lolium perenne isolate Kyuss_39 chromosome 6, Kyuss_2.0, whole genome shotgun sequence genome segment TCAACATAATAGCAGCAGGCCGTGGAatacatgatgatgatgataaactTATTCACATTATCACATAGTAAGAGCATCCGATATTCAGATCTTGAGTGGCAAAAAACTAGACCAAAAAAATTCAGAAATCTATGGAGATCGTAGTAGCAGTCGGTCGGTAGTCTGTAGCGGCGCCGCCCCGTGAGTCTAGGAGCAGAGCCAAGGCATGTTCCGGCTTTGGAAGCGAATCAGAGGCGTCGCAGCGTGTCGCAGCGCCAGTccatgtcgtcgtcgtcgtcggcggcggcagCCTCGAGGTTCAGATCGAAGGGCAGCGACGTGGATGGGAGTGGGGCGGCCTCGGCGGAGGCGCCGTCCTCGCACAGCGTCGATGAGGAGGATCCGCAGTAGCTGCGACAGTCCTCCTCGACGGCCGGTGCGCCGATCGCGGCAGCGCAGAAAAGTtgtaccgccttaagagtgagatgggatTTTTAGATAATGAGGAGGGTAAGGTCGACATGATCAAAGAGATGAGGGAAATGCGGGCTCGTGAAAACTACGCTTACCATGTTAAGcaactcgtgcgcggtctgttttggtcagggtcacgacaatgatccttccgcaggttcacctacggagACTTTGTTACGACTTCTTCTactctaaatgataaggttcaatggacttctcgcgacgtcgggggcggtgaaccgcccccgtcgccgcgatctgaacacttcaccggaccattcaatcggtaggagcgatGGACGGTAGGACAGagacgtagtcaacgcgagctgatgactcgcgcttatTAGGTATTTCTCGTTGAAGAGCAACAATTGCACTCCACCGTATAACCAGATTTGGTACACGACTTGGCCCGTTGGCCGTGGAAAGTCGAAGCAACTATGCCGCCGGTCGTCTGATCATCTTGCGCAAGAAGTAAAGCCAGGCTCCTCGCATCCGACCGACCGGTCGTCTCACCTTCTTGGACGAGAAGCCAGCCGAGCCAGCTGGGTGCGGCCATTCCCCACCGCATATTCCCGTCTCGTGATTATCGGAACCCAAAAAAATCCAGCAGCGGTCCAGGGTTTCCAACGTTCGCCTCGTCACACCTCACccaccggaaccttctagaacccatCGCCGCTCCCCATCTCCGGCCCCACCTGTCATCCAGCGCGCCCACCCATTCCGCGGTACCGAAAAACCGAGGGCGACCCGCACCCCGCGCCGCCTGGCCGGGCCCCACCACCACCGCTATATAAACCCCTGCCCCGCCGATCGCATCGCCATCTCCAGCAGCCGTCCCGATCCCCGATCTGCTTCTCATCTCATCAAACTCTCCGTCCGTCCCAGCTTCCCCCATGGGTAACCACGCCATTCCCCGCTCCCAGTCCTAGATGATCTAATTTTCCTGTTTCTGGTGTCGATTTTTGCTGATTTACTGCTGTTTTTCCCTTTGCTGGATCGATGGATCTCCGTGCTCCGCGCAGCTCCCATCAAGATCGGCATCAACGGTGAGTCCCGATCTGGCCCGATCTGGTTTGCTTCGCCGCTGGCTGTTGTTTTTGGGTTGGTTTCTGAAGGGAGATTTTGCTTGGGGCTGCAGGTTTCGGCCGTATCGGCAGGCTCGTGGCCAGGGTTGCGCTCCAGTGCCCCGATGTCGAGCTCGTCGCCGTCAACGACCCCTTCATCACCACCGACTACATGGTATCGTGTTCGATTCTCCTGATCTGTTACTCGCGTGATTGTTATGGATGTTCTCGTGACGGGATCTCTGGATTTATGTCATATCGGTCCTTGTTTAGATTTGGGCGTGGACGGGGATCATGTTTTTAGATCTGTTCCTAGATTAGTTAGATTTGCTATCTATGGAAAATTTCTCGGTAGACTCGTGCGCTATGCTACTTTATTAGGCACATTGAACTTGCGATTTACGGAAATCTAGGTTCTAAATGGAGTTGTCGATCACCAGTTTGTCTATTGGGAATGGTAACTAACTTTAGATCTGTTCCGAAATTGCGTAGATTTGTTCTCTGTGGATGTTCGTCTCGTTATGCACTTATTATTCTGTCGTAAGGAGGATTCCGAGTGCCTTTTGTTGACGGCATCTGTCTGGTTTACTGTGGAGAATATTATTGTAATCCCTTGTTGGACCTAGTAGTCCACCATGTTGTTTGCTTTGCGAAATGTCCAGATTTATTTTCTGTTCGTGGTTGTTTTCTGAGCATTGGTTAGTGACCTCCAGTGGTTCAGACATCATCTGTGTAGTTTTTGTGGCAGTTCCCATAGAATTCCAGTTGACAATTGGTTTATATTATGGTGCTGAACTACGTGCCTGTAACTTGCAGACCTACATGTTCAAGTACGACACCGTTCACGGACAGTGGAAGCACCACGAGGTTAAGGTCAAGGACGCCAAGACCCTCCTCTTTGGCGAGAAGGAGGTTGCCGTCTTTGGCTGCAGGTTTGTTACCCTTCAATATGTGGCTATCCAGTTGGTCTCCATGTAAAATCATTACAGGCTCATCATTCAGTTTTATGATTTATGCAGGAACCCCGAGGAGATCCCATGGGCTAGCGCTGGTGCTGACTACGTTGTTGAGTCCACTGGTGTTTTCACCGACAAGGACAAGGCTGCAGCTCACATCAAGGTACTATCAGATAGTATTCATTTCGGTGTGGCCTCCTTAACAATTCATGTATATGTATGTACTAATAGTTGTCCATGATACCATTTACAGGGTGGTGCCAAGAAGGTCATCATTTCTGCTCCCAGCAAGGACGCTCCTATGTTTGTCATGGGTGTCAACGAGAAGGAGTACACCTCTGACATCACCATCGTCTCCAACGCTAGCTGCACTACTAACTGCCTTGCTCCTCTCGCTAAGGTGCTTTTAGTAACACTCTGCGCTGCTCAATTTAACCACCCATTTTGTGGAATCATAGACTGATAATTTTTGCTTCTTTCAGGTTATCAATGACAAGTTTGGCATCGTTGAGGGTTTGATGACCACTGTTCACGCCATGACCGGTAAAGCACTTACTGTCTTTTAGGTTGAATGCGCACTTAGTTTGTTTGTCTTTCTCTGATTATGGTCTGATGTATCCGAAATTTGATTTCTATAGCTACCCAGAAGACTGTTGATGGTCCCTCAAGCAAGGACTGGAGAGGTGGAAGGGCTGCTAGCTTCAACATCATTCCCAGCAGCACTGGAGCTGCCAAGGTTAGTACAATTCTGCAGCACTGAAGTGTGTACAGTGCAAATAAGATTACACCGTTTATGTGACGGAATCGTATGCTTCTTCCATTGTAGTTCTCCCTGACGTGTTGTCCTTTATATTGATCTTGTTTTGACTTGTTAATCTTTCGCAGGCTGTTGGCAAGGTGCTCCCAGTCCTTAACGGAAAGTTGACAGGAATGGCCTTCCGTGTCCCAACTGTTGACGTTTCTGTTGTTGATCTGACCGTTAGACTTGAGAAGGCTGCCACCTATGACCAGATCAAGGCTGCGATCAAGTAAGTAATGGTACCACATAGGTGTTTTTATGGTTCTGTATACTGTTGTAGGCTTTAGTTTTCGCATAATATAGTTGGTTTGCTTCGGATGTTTACTTATCTGCTAAAATCCTTTCAGGGAGGAGTCTGAGGGTAAGCTCAAGGGCATTTTGGGTTACGTTGATGAGGACCTTGTTTCCACCGACTTCCAGGGTGACAGCAGGTATTTGTCATTGCTGCTTTCACTGATTCAGATAACATTATCTGAATCTTCTTAGTTAGCACATACAGACCTACTTACAAGGTTCAGCATCTTAACCACTAATGTTTTCACTTCACCAATCACAGGTCCAGCATCTTCGATGCCAAGGCTGGGATTGCTCTGAACGACAACTTTGTCAAGCTTGTGTCCTGGTACGACAACGAGTGGGGATACAGGTTAGTGACCGTTTCTATGGACCCTATGCTACATTGTAAATTTGAATCAATACTTCCTAGATTGAAAGCACTTGCTGAATCCTTGTTTCGTCCCTCTGCAGCACCCGTGTGGTCGACCTGATCCGTCACATCCACAGCACCGCCTAAGTGAGCTAAGGAGCTAAGGCCTGAAGATACAGGGGAGTTGTGGTTTGCCCCAGAGAAAAGAGTGTAGAACTCTTGTTGCGAATAAATTTTTGTACGGAATTATGTCAGTTAAAAACATTTGGTTGGATGTAACCCTGATGGTTGGTTGGGTCAGTTATGGCTCGCATTTTGGCAGTATTATGTACTTGCTTAACCTAATGTGTCTTTCACTCTGGGTTTTCTATTGCTCTCTTGATGCACTGTTTTTGTGGTTGCTCTTATGTGCCACCTATTGAATTGATCATGCATGCCAAAAAAATATAGCTATATGATGATGGTGAGATTGAGAAGGATACTACTTTCATATATCTCCGTCTAATCAGTGCTGCTTTCAATCAATCCTCAAACCAACCGACAATAAATGGTCACCATGTTTTTAGTCCAATTCATGTGCTACCGTCAATGTTTCGGACATACATATCCGAGAAAGAAGCAGTAGCTCGTTTCAGATTTTGTACTGTGTCTGCTTACCTTCTGAATTTTGTGCATTATAATTTTTAATCTACCTCTCTGTCTTAATTAGTTCTCTCACTTTTGTCAAGATTTCCATGTAACCTAGATGTCTCAACTTTCCATCCATGATTGCCATTTGTATATTAAGATGAAACGTGTGTTGCACGTGCGGTCCTACTAGAAAATGCAGCAATCATGTAAATCAAGCTAGGTGCACGAAGATGTTGATCATTGTTTCGGCATGGATGAGCTGAATCGGCCTGTTCAAGGCGCCACGATGAACATGCAAAAATAACAATGAAAAAAGAAATATTGATGTACCTTCCACACTCCAGACGTTGGTCGGACCCATTAAATTTCTTCACTCCAGACGTTGGTCGGATCCATTAAATTTCGATTAATAATTAGGGGATCAATTACTTTTTGGATTGGCACTATACAAAGCATGGCCGGCATGATGTTCGGTCCGGTTACCATCGCCAATGGGGACATCAGCTTGGACCTCTTCATGGAAGTTCATCAATTAACCCGGTATGGAAAATCGTTTGGAAATTGCAAATTCTGAGTAAAGTGAAAATTTTCATATGGTGTTCTTTACATGGCATCCTACATCTGAAAGGCATCTTGGCCAATCGTCATATTGGCAATAACGGTTCATCTCCGATCTGTAGCTTGGGTGCGAAAGATATCCTTCACCTCTTATTTTGGTGCCCATAGCTCAGGAGATGTGGTTAAAACTTGGGATTTATGGTATTATTTAAGACCCTATTGAAGTTGACAGAGCGGGTTCAGCTGTTCCAGAATATTTTCTCAAGAGAGCGGACCTCTTGGCCGCTGAGTATGATCATATTAAGCCGAAGGAACTCATTTCTATCACTTGGTGGTATATGTGGTGGATACAACGACCATGAACCCCAATAAAGTgagaaaattacaaaaaaccACCACATATCAGGCAGTTGTTTCAGAAAGCCACCACTTTacgattttttttcaaaaaacaaCCACTATAGAGATAACACGTTACAAATAGCACTGATTCCACTATGATGCTGGTTAATAGCTaaactgacatgtgggtcccgctGTCAGGATGACGTGGCATGTAAAATTTGTAAAAAAGACCTTGGTACATTATAAATTCTAATTTTATGGTCCACATCTTTTTTAACGACATTTTTTTATTCCTTTTTTAATTTTTTCCACCACATTGACCAATCTAACTGGAGCCCGTCGGGCTCCGGCCAGAGAGATCAGCTACGGCCGGACGCACCGGCGCACTCGTCTCCGCCGTTTCTTATTGCAGGTAATCGCCAAGGGAGTCGAGTCAATGTGGTTTGCGTCGTCATCCCCGACCATCTTCCTCCGTTCCGAGCAATCTCCGCCGTTGACCTCTGCCGCGTCCCAGTCTCCGTATTCTCCAATGGCCCTTGAGTAGTCCCCATCTGCCGCCCCTCCTCCTGGCACGAACGGGAGCTCCACCAAATGAGACGTCGCTGCCTCTGCCACATCCCGGCCACGCTCGTGAACCTCTCGTCGCTGTAGGAGCTGCAGCTCAGCGCC includes the following:
- the LOC127307276 gene encoding glyceraldehyde-3-phosphate dehydrogenase 2, cytosolic, which translates into the protein MAPIKIGINGFGRIGRLVARVALQCPDVELVAVNDPFITTDYMTYMFKYDTVHGQWKHHEVKVKDAKTLLFGEKEVAVFGCRNPEEIPWASAGADYVVESTGVFTDKDKAAAHIKGGAKKVIISAPSKDAPMFVMGVNEKEYTSDITIVSNASCTTNCLAPLAKVINDKFGIVEGLMTTVHAMTATQKTVDGPSSKDWRGGRAASFNIIPSSTGAAKAVGKVLPVLNGKLTGMAFRVPTVDVSVVDLTVRLEKAATYDQIKAAIKEESEGKLKGILGYVDEDLVSTDFQGDSRSSIFDAKAGIALNDNFVKLVSWYDNEWGYSTRVVDLIRHIHSTA